One genomic segment of Caldimonas brevitalea includes these proteins:
- a CDS encoding CoA-acylating methylmalonate-semialdehyde dehydrogenase, whose product MGAAELASVPAIATRLGHWIGGRLHTAPGARTQPVFNPATGDVARQVVLATTADVDAAVAAAKAAFPAWADTPPIRRARVLLQFLELLNRHRDALAALITAEHGKVYSDAQGEVSRGIDVVEFACGIPQLLKGDYTDQVSTGIDNWTMRQPLGVVAGVTPFNFPCMVPCWMFPVALACGNSFVLKPSERDPSASLFIAELLQRAGLPDGVFNVVQGDKVAVDALIEHPDVKALSFVGSTPIAHYLYERGAHFGKRVQALGGAKNHMVVMPDADLDQAVDALVGAAYGSAGERCMAISVAVLVGDVADKIVPRLAERARQLKVGNGMAPDAEMGPVVTQQARERICGYIDEGVRSGAQLVVDGRGLTVAGHERGFWLGGTLFDHVTPEMRIYREEIFGPVLSCVRVRDFAEAVQLVNAHEFGNGVACYTRDGHVAREFARRIEVGMVGINVPIPVPMAWHGFGGWKKSLFGDMHAYGEEGVRFYTRQKSVMQRWPESTAKGAEFTMPVAK is encoded by the coding sequence ATGGGCGCTGCCGAACTCGCTTCCGTCCCCGCCATCGCCACCCGTCTCGGGCACTGGATCGGCGGGCGCCTCCACACCGCCCCGGGCGCGCGCACCCAGCCGGTTTTCAACCCCGCCACCGGTGACGTGGCCCGCCAGGTGGTGCTGGCCACCACCGCCGACGTCGATGCGGCGGTGGCCGCTGCCAAGGCGGCCTTCCCCGCCTGGGCCGACACCCCTCCGATCCGCCGCGCCCGTGTGCTGCTGCAGTTCCTCGAGTTGTTGAACCGGCACCGCGACGCACTGGCGGCCCTGATCACCGCGGAACATGGCAAGGTCTACAGCGACGCCCAGGGTGAGGTGTCGCGCGGCATCGACGTGGTGGAGTTCGCCTGCGGCATTCCGCAGCTGCTCAAAGGCGATTACACCGACCAGGTGTCGACCGGCATCGACAACTGGACGATGCGCCAGCCGCTCGGGGTGGTGGCCGGCGTGACGCCGTTCAACTTCCCCTGCATGGTGCCCTGCTGGATGTTCCCGGTGGCGCTGGCCTGCGGCAACAGCTTCGTCCTCAAGCCGAGCGAGCGCGACCCCTCGGCGTCGCTGTTCATCGCCGAGCTGCTGCAGCGCGCCGGCTTGCCCGACGGCGTCTTCAACGTGGTGCAAGGCGACAAGGTCGCGGTCGACGCGCTGATCGAGCACCCCGACGTGAAGGCGCTCAGCTTCGTCGGCTCGACCCCGATCGCGCACTACCTGTACGAACGCGGCGCCCACTTCGGCAAGCGGGTGCAGGCGCTCGGCGGCGCGAAGAACCACATGGTGGTGATGCCCGACGCCGATCTCGACCAGGCGGTCGATGCGTTGGTGGGCGCGGCCTATGGCTCTGCCGGCGAGCGTTGTATGGCGATCTCGGTCGCGGTGCTGGTCGGCGACGTGGCCGACAAGATCGTGCCGCGCCTGGCGGAGCGGGCCCGCCAGCTGAAGGTGGGCAACGGCATGGCGCCCGACGCCGAGATGGGCCCGGTCGTGACGCAGCAGGCCCGCGAACGCATCTGCGGCTACATCGACGAGGGCGTACGCAGTGGCGCGCAGCTGGTGGTCGACGGGCGCGGCCTGACCGTGGCCGGCCACGAGCGCGGCTTCTGGCTCGGCGGCACGCTGTTCGACCACGTGACCCCCGAGATGCGCATCTACCGGGAAGAGATCTTCGGCCCGGTGCTGTCGTGCGTGCGGGTGCGCGACTTCGCCGAGGCGGTGCAACTGGTGAACGCACATGAATTCGGCAACGGCGTGGCCTGCTACACCCGCGACGGTCATGTGGCGCGGGAGTTCGCGCGTCGCATCGAAGTGGGCATGGTCGGCATCAACGTGCCCATCCCGGTGCCGATGGCGTGGCACGGCTTCGGCGGCTGGAAGAAAAGCCTGTTCGGCGACATGCACGCCTACGGCGAGGAAGGCGTGCGCTTCTACACCCGGCAGAAGTCGGTGATGCAGCGCTGGCCCGAGTCCACCGCCAAGGGCGCCGAGTTCACGATGCCGGTGGCCAAGTAG
- a CDS encoding RNA polymerase sigma-70 factor, whose product MTPSSAALDTHTHAYTALRPRLFGIAYRMLGSRADADDVLQDAWLRWHRTDPTTVQSVEAWLVTVVTRLSIDRLRAAKAEREAYVGWWLPEPLVAPDEATPEAAAELASDLSLAFLWVLERLSPDERAAFLLRQVFDHDYAEVAALLGKSEAACRQMVHRASQRVQQERPRFEVPKDAHRRLLQKFVQAARSGEREAIKALLSDDVQVIGDGGGKVPSFLHVVRGADRIANLYWAAAKRHAQDDWVYRMAQINGEPGLLRYLNGRLESAQAFVSDGEQILAIYAVRNPDKLAGITSPG is encoded by the coding sequence ATGACGCCTTCGTCCGCCGCACTCGATACCCACACCCACGCCTACACCGCGCTACGGCCCCGATTGTTCGGCATCGCCTACCGCATGCTGGGCTCGCGGGCCGACGCCGACGACGTGCTGCAGGACGCCTGGCTGCGCTGGCATCGCACCGACCCGACGACGGTGCAGTCGGTCGAGGCCTGGCTCGTGACCGTGGTGACGCGGCTGTCGATCGACCGACTGCGCGCCGCCAAGGCCGAGCGTGAAGCTTATGTCGGCTGGTGGCTGCCGGAGCCGCTGGTCGCGCCCGACGAGGCGACGCCGGAAGCGGCGGCCGAGCTGGCGAGCGATTTGTCGCTGGCGTTTCTGTGGGTGCTGGAGCGGTTGTCGCCCGACGAGCGCGCCGCCTTCCTGCTGCGGCAGGTGTTCGACCACGATTACGCCGAAGTGGCGGCCCTGCTTGGCAAGAGCGAAGCCGCTTGTCGCCAGATGGTGCACCGGGCCAGCCAGCGGGTGCAGCAGGAGCGGCCCCGCTTCGAAGTGCCGAAAGACGCGCATCGCCGCCTGCTACAGAAGTTCGTGCAGGCGGCGCGCAGCGGCGAGCGCGAGGCGATCAAGGCGCTGCTCAGCGACGACGTGCAGGTGATCGGCGACGGCGGCGGCAAGGTGCCGTCCTTCCTGCACGTGGTGCGCGGCGCCGACCGCATCGCCAATCTCTACTGGGCCGCCGCGAAGCGCCATGCCCAGGACGACTGGGTCTACCGCATGGCCCAGATCAACGGCGAACCCGGTTTGCTGCGGTATCTCAACGGCCGTTTGGAATCGGCCCAGGCGTTCGTGAGCGACGGCGAGCAGATCCTGGCCATCTATGCGGTGCGCAATCCGGACAAGCTGGCCGGCATCACCTCGCCCGGTTGA
- a CDS encoding carboxymuconolactone decarboxylase family protein, with translation MMSTARLPYARLAPKAFQGLLSLSNAIRKDLLGHRLVDLVFLRVSQINGCAYCVDMHWRDLMQQDIDARQANAVAAWREAPFFDARERAALRWAEIVTALPQADASDEEFALLRAQFSDEEIAELGFAIAAINAWNLLNVSFRNPLPEQAGA, from the coding sequence TTGATGTCAACCGCACGTCTCCCCTATGCCCGCCTCGCGCCCAAAGCCTTCCAGGGCCTGCTCAGCCTGTCCAACGCGATCCGCAAGGACCTGCTCGGCCACCGTCTGGTCGACCTCGTGTTCCTGCGCGTCTCGCAGATCAACGGCTGTGCGTATTGCGTCGACATGCACTGGCGCGACCTGATGCAGCAAGACATCGATGCGCGCCAGGCCAACGCGGTGGCCGCCTGGCGCGAGGCGCCCTTCTTCGACGCGCGGGAGCGCGCCGCGCTGCGGTGGGCCGAGATCGTCACCGCCTTGCCGCAGGCCGATGCGAGCGACGAAGAGTTCGCGCTTCTGCGGGCACAGTTCTCGGACGAAGAGATCGCAGAACTCGGCTTCGCGATCGCCGCCATCAACGCCTGGAACCTGCTCAACGTGAGCTTCCGCAACCCGCTGCCCGAGCAAGCCGGGGCGTGA
- a CDS encoding cytochrome c biogenesis protein DipZ, which translates to MMAAPLLQLGLAAGAGVATVASPCVLPMLPMLLGGSIGQADRLRPLLIVAGFVLSFATLALVFGASAQALGVSAASVRQAAAVVMLLAGLLMLWPALGDRLSVSLQPLGQWGHRVAGIATGRRLGAFLLGAALGALWAPCAGPVLASILALIAQARPGEAAPLLAAFAVGAAAPMLAIGYGGQAASLRMRAMARHTGRLRRAFGLAVVAVAVAMLAKVDTQVVAALSRWVSAGAAAAVQPEADGPVPVGAPAPDFAGITHWLNSPPLTMSQLRGRVVLVDFWTYGCVNCVRTLPHVRRWHERYAADGLVVVGVHTPEFGHERPLQNVQAAVQRHGLRYPVAQDNGYATWSAYRNVYWPALYLVDRDGRIVFRHFGEGDEAQVEQRLRQALGLAPS; encoded by the coding sequence ATGATGGCTGCGCCGCTGCTGCAACTCGGGCTCGCCGCCGGCGCTGGCGTCGCCACCGTCGCCAGTCCCTGCGTGTTGCCTATGCTGCCGATGCTGCTGGGCGGCAGCATCGGCCAGGCGGACCGGCTGCGACCGCTGCTGATCGTCGCAGGTTTCGTGCTGTCGTTCGCCACCCTGGCGCTGGTGTTCGGGGCCTCGGCACAGGCGCTCGGGGTGTCCGCGGCCTCGGTGCGCCAGGCAGCCGCCGTGGTGATGCTGCTGGCCGGCCTGCTGATGCTGTGGCCGGCCCTCGGGGACCGGCTGTCGGTGTCGCTGCAGCCGCTGGGCCAATGGGGGCACCGCGTCGCAGGCATCGCCACCGGACGCCGCCTGGGCGCGTTCCTGCTGGGCGCAGCGCTGGGCGCCTTGTGGGCGCCGTGCGCGGGGCCGGTGCTGGCGTCCATCCTCGCGCTGATCGCACAGGCACGGCCGGGCGAGGCCGCCCCGCTGCTTGCCGCCTTCGCCGTCGGCGCAGCCGCACCGATGCTCGCGATCGGCTATGGCGGCCAGGCGGCCAGCCTGCGGATGCGGGCGATGGCCCGCCACACCGGACGCTTGCGGCGGGCGTTCGGGCTGGCGGTGGTGGCCGTGGCGGTGGCCATGTTGGCAAAGGTCGACACGCAGGTGGTGGCCGCGCTGTCACGCTGGGTCTCTGCCGGGGCGGCCGCAGCCGTTCAGCCCGAGGCGGATGGGCCGGTGCCCGTCGGTGCGCCGGCGCCCGACTTTGCCGGCATCACCCACTGGCTCAACAGCCCGCCGTTGACGATGTCGCAGCTGCGCGGGCGTGTCGTGCTGGTCGATTTCTGGACGTATGGCTGTGTCAACTGCGTGCGCACCTTGCCCCACGTGCGGCGCTGGCACGAACGTTACGCGGCCGACGGCCTGGTGGTCGTCGGCGTGCACACGCCCGAGTTCGGCCACGAGCGACCGTTGCAAAACGTTCAGGCCGCGGTGCAGCGGCATGGGCTGCGGTACCCCGTCGCGCAGGACAACGGCTACGCCACCTGGTCGGCCTATCGCAATGTGTATTGGCCGGCGTTGTACCTGGTCGACCGCGACGGGCGCATCGTGTTCCGCCATTTCGGCGAAGGGGACGAGGCGCAGGTGGAGCAGCGCCTGCGCCAGGCGCTGGGCCTCGCGCCGTCGTGA
- a CDS encoding DUF2147 domain-containing protein, with protein sequence MHLRIPSRSIAACAAALCAGSVAVAQTPTHQLDPGGRFLTASGNLEVEVAPCGGNALCGTVTKVIANHAMSRSGQVMQPADPRPALGMQLLTDFVAEPAADRQDDAAGARPREWRGRIYNRENAKHYDCVMTVNAAGDLVLRGYVGLPLFGRTQTWQRVATTPRVQEPR encoded by the coding sequence ATGCACCTTCGTATTCCATCCCGTTCCATCGCTGCCTGCGCTGCCGCACTGTGCGCCGGCAGCGTCGCCGTCGCCCAGACGCCGACGCACCAGCTCGACCCGGGCGGGCGTTTCCTCACGGCCAGCGGCAACCTCGAGGTCGAGGTGGCGCCGTGCGGTGGCAACGCGCTGTGCGGCACCGTCACCAAGGTCATCGCCAACCACGCGATGAGCCGTTCGGGCCAGGTGATGCAGCCGGCCGACCCCCGCCCAGCGCTCGGCATGCAGCTGCTGACCGACTTCGTCGCCGAACCCGCAGCCGACCGCCAAGATGACGCCGCCGGTGCGCGTCCCAGGGAGTGGCGCGGGCGCATCTACAACCGCGAGAACGCCAAGCACTACGACTGCGTGATGACAGTGAACGCCGCGGGCGACCTGGTGTTGCGCGGTTATGTGGGCCTGCCGTTGTTCGGCCGCACGCAGACCTGGCAGCGTGTGGCCACCACGCCGCGCGTGCAGGAGCCGCGATGA
- a CDS encoding response regulator: MDLPDHLLLVDDDRQLLALLRDYLQAAGYRVSLAAHASEMRRVLADHRIDLVVLDVMLPGDDGLALCRELRARSAPQVPILMLTARAEETDRVVGLEMGADDYLTKPFGTRELLARIRSVLRRARMLPPNLQPVRQARQLQFGDWRLDTTSRQLVDAQGALVPLTGGEYRLLRVLLEHPQRVLSRDQLLNLTQGRDADPYDRSIDLLISRLRQRLRDGAREARYIKTVRNEGYVFCAEVREHAALP, translated from the coding sequence ATGGACCTGCCTGACCATCTGCTGCTGGTCGACGACGACCGCCAACTGCTCGCGCTGCTGCGCGACTATCTGCAAGCTGCCGGCTACCGCGTCAGCCTCGCCGCGCATGCATCGGAGATGCGGCGGGTGTTGGCCGACCACCGCATCGACCTCGTCGTGCTCGACGTGATGCTGCCGGGCGACGACGGCCTGGCGCTGTGCCGCGAGTTGCGGGCGCGCAGCGCGCCCCAAGTGCCCATCCTGATGCTCACCGCGCGTGCCGAAGAGACCGACCGGGTGGTGGGCCTGGAGATGGGCGCCGACGACTACCTGACCAAGCCGTTCGGCACCCGCGAGCTGCTGGCGCGCATCCGCTCGGTGCTGCGCCGCGCCCGCATGCTGCCGCCCAATCTGCAACCGGTGCGGCAAGCGCGACAGCTGCAGTTCGGCGACTGGCGGCTGGACACCACCTCGCGCCAGCTCGTCGACGCCCAGGGCGCCCTGGTGCCGTTGACCGGCGGCGAGTACCGGCTGCTGCGGGTGCTGCTCGAGCATCCACAGCGGGTGCTGTCACGCGACCAGTTGCTCAATCTCACGCAGGGCCGCGACGCCGACCCCTACGACCGCTCGATCGACCTGCTGATCAGCCGGTTGCGCCAGCGCTTGCGCGATGGCGCGCGTGAAGCGCGCTACATCAAGACGGTGCGCAACGAGGGCTATGTGTTCTGCGCCGAGGTGCGCGAGCACGCGGCGCTGCCGTGA
- a CDS encoding ATP-binding protein, whose translation MKLPLRTLGGQVAALLVAALVAAYGLGLWSAMSERVQVLGSMMLPHLGRDVASSLAMLERLPPSERNTWLEPLARPSYHFSLQPVPPGPEAGTAFGRRLVEALSQSLGAGRVGATRVDGEGRHQVGLRLADGTPITLYVQPPGMRVSAATVWRLLLQIALLAGVVALAVRLATRPVRQLSDAAQRLGQDPDAPPLPLRGPQEVQRAAAAFNAMQRRLAEHMAERLQILAAVSHDLQTPITRMRVRTELLADEPARDKLQADLAEMQRLVEEGLAYARSAHAANEPVQRVDLHALLDSLVCDRQDAGHAVELQAPEGVVLSTRPQALQRVVGNLVDNAIKFAGQAEVVAEVLGDDVTLTVQDRGPGIPEHRLAQVMLPFERLETSRNPETGGSGLGLAIAQRLAAVLGAQLQLRNRPDGGLAAVLRVPSHGPGPVAARRAADAE comes from the coding sequence ATGAAGCTGCCCTTGCGCACCCTCGGCGGGCAGGTGGCAGCGCTGTTGGTCGCCGCGCTCGTGGCGGCCTACGGCCTGGGCTTGTGGAGTGCGATGAGCGAGCGGGTGCAGGTGCTCGGCAGCATGATGCTGCCGCATCTGGGGCGCGACGTCGCCTCCTCGCTGGCGATGCTCGAACGGTTGCCGCCCTCCGAGCGCAACACCTGGCTCGAACCGCTCGCGCGGCCCAGCTACCACTTCAGCTTGCAGCCGGTCCCGCCGGGTCCTGAAGCCGGCACCGCGTTCGGGCGGCGCCTGGTCGAAGCGCTGTCGCAATCGCTGGGCGCCGGCCGTGTAGGGGCCACCCGTGTCGATGGCGAGGGCCGGCATCAGGTCGGCTTGCGCCTGGCCGACGGCACTCCGATCACGCTGTACGTGCAGCCGCCGGGGATGCGCGTGAGCGCGGCCACGGTGTGGCGCCTGCTGCTGCAGATCGCGCTGCTGGCCGGGGTGGTGGCGCTGGCCGTGCGGCTCGCAACACGACCGGTGCGGCAGCTTTCCGACGCGGCACAACGTCTGGGCCAGGATCCGGACGCGCCCCCTCTGCCGCTGCGCGGCCCCCAGGAAGTGCAACGCGCGGCGGCGGCCTTCAATGCGATGCAGCGCCGCCTGGCCGAGCACATGGCCGAACGCCTGCAGATCCTCGCCGCCGTGTCGCACGACCTGCAGACGCCCATCACCCGCATGCGGGTGCGCACCGAACTGCTGGCCGACGAGCCCGCGCGCGACAAGCTGCAGGCCGACCTGGCCGAGATGCAGCGCCTGGTGGAGGAAGGCCTCGCCTACGCCCGCAGCGCCCATGCGGCCAACGAGCCGGTGCAGCGCGTGGACCTGCATGCCCTGCTCGACAGCCTGGTGTGCGACCGACAGGACGCCGGCCATGCTGTCGAGCTGCAGGCCCCCGAGGGGGTGGTGCTGAGCACGCGACCGCAGGCGCTGCAGCGGGTGGTGGGCAACCTGGTGGACAACGCCATCAAGTTCGCCGGGCAAGCCGAGGTGGTGGCCGAGGTGCTTGGCGACGACGTGACCCTCACCGTGCAGGACCGCGGCCCCGGCATCCCCGAGCATCGGCTGGCGCAGGTGATGCTGCCGTTCGAGCGCCTGGAGACGTCGCGCAATCCTGAGACGGGCGGCAGTGGACTGGGGCTGGCCATTGCACAACGGCTCGCGGCGGTACTGGGAGCGCAGTTGCAGCTGCGCAACCGGCCCGATGGCGGATTGGCCGCCGTGTTGCGTGTGCCATCACACGGCCCCGGCCCCGTCGCCGCGCGCCGTGCGGCGGACGCCGAGTAA
- a CDS encoding PEP-CTERM sorting domain-containing protein — MSFFRSSPAACGAERARGPGRRALLALAVQAALFGGPVLAADTAWTGGAAQPYWDLAGNWSAGAPTGAATRALLGAADTTLRSGAYEAAQVTGTGTLNLTGGSLRLHAAGSTLGRLHLAGGAINGGGQLAVQTLDWAKGDLLGNTQLVVKGSTRISGEADHYLDYGASLTLQGDTHLDAGNRSVGLFGKLTLAQGAVFHDEATQRDRSLTTFAGFQFDGHYRKTGNATTRIGVGSMASFQNNGVFEVQQGKVHFDSMQTDAGWENNGLLKVHQGAAVTVQLQEPGSFVNRGQLQVDGQMALETWEKAFRSAGTVRVGKTGEFKVSSGYVEEPTWFDQGLHNDGKVVLTGIPQSDTRPFEPQGTFYLSGPGLTGTGTTVLQDAYVAAGDLRNDGTVKVVGASELHVNTFVQDSADAAFWLQGGSAEADRFSFLQGEVGAGDEGLVSGGALIGELVFGDATLAVDLAGGDADQLFVTGSVLLDGTLALNFLDTPTLGTFRLLEVDGSLSGSFATVLSNLDPSLYRYTLSYGTGSLDLTVAAVPEPETYALIGLGLVAVMGWSRRRAARRST; from the coding sequence ATGTCATTCTTCCGATCGAGCCCGGCGGCGTGTGGTGCCGAGCGGGCGCGAGGCCCTGGCCGACGGGCCTTGCTGGCGCTCGCGGTACAGGCCGCCTTGTTCGGCGGCCCGGTGCTGGCGGCCGACACCGCCTGGACCGGCGGTGCCGCACAACCCTACTGGGACTTGGCTGGCAACTGGTCCGCCGGCGCGCCCACGGGTGCCGCCACCCGGGCCCTGCTCGGTGCGGCTGACACCACCTTGCGCAGCGGCGCCTACGAGGCAGCCCAGGTGACGGGCACCGGCACCTTGAACCTGACCGGCGGCAGCCTGCGTTTGCACGCAGCCGGGTCCACGCTGGGCCGCCTCCACCTGGCCGGCGGCGCGATCAATGGGGGCGGCCAGCTGGCGGTTCAGACGCTGGACTGGGCCAAGGGCGACCTGCTGGGCAACACTCAACTCGTCGTGAAGGGCAGCACCCGCATCTCCGGCGAGGCGGACCACTACCTCGACTACGGCGCCAGCCTCACGCTACAGGGTGACACCCACCTCGATGCTGGCAACCGCTCGGTGGGCCTGTTCGGCAAGCTCACGCTCGCCCAGGGGGCCGTGTTCCACGACGAGGCGACCCAACGCGACCGCTCTCTCACCACCTTCGCCGGCTTCCAGTTCGACGGCCACTATCGCAAGACCGGCAACGCCACCACCCGGATCGGCGTCGGCTCGATGGCGAGCTTCCAGAACAACGGCGTGTTCGAAGTGCAGCAGGGCAAGGTCCACTTCGATAGCATGCAGACCGACGCCGGGTGGGAAAACAACGGCCTGCTGAAGGTGCATCAAGGCGCCGCCGTCACGGTGCAGTTGCAGGAACCCGGCAGCTTCGTCAACCGCGGCCAGTTGCAGGTCGACGGGCAGATGGCGCTGGAGACATGGGAAAAGGCGTTCCGGAGCGCGGGCACCGTGCGCGTGGGCAAGACCGGCGAGTTCAAGGTCAGCAGTGGCTACGTCGAAGAACCGACGTGGTTCGACCAAGGCCTGCACAACGACGGGAAGGTGGTGTTGACCGGCATCCCTCAAAGCGATACCCGGCCGTTCGAGCCGCAGGGCACCTTCTATCTCAGCGGCCCCGGACTGACCGGCACCGGCACCACCGTGCTGCAGGATGCCTATGTCGCCGCGGGCGACCTGCGCAACGACGGCACTGTGAAGGTGGTCGGTGCCAGCGAGCTGCACGTGAACACCTTCGTGCAGGACAGCGCCGACGCGGCCTTCTGGCTGCAAGGAGGTAGCGCCGAGGCCGACCGCTTCTCCTTCCTGCAAGGTGAGGTCGGCGCGGGCGACGAAGGTCTGGTGAGCGGGGGCGCGCTGATCGGCGAACTGGTCTTCGGCGACGCAACGCTCGCGGTCGACCTGGCCGGCGGCGACGCCGACCAGTTGTTCGTCACCGGCTCCGTGTTGCTCGACGGCACGCTCGCCTTGAACTTCCTCGACACCCCCACGCTCGGCACCTTCCGGCTGCTCGAGGTGGACGGCAGCCTGAGCGGCAGCTTTGCGACCGTGCTCAGCAACCTCGACCCCAGCCTGTATCGCTACACGTTGTCCTATGGCACCGGCTCGCTGGACCTCACCGTCGCAGCGGTGCCGGAACCGGAGACTTATGCGCTGATCGGGCTGGGGCTGGTTGCCGTGATGGGCTGGTCGCGGCGCAGAGCCGCCCGGCGATCCACCTGA
- a CDS encoding cold-shock protein: MTTETGIVKWFDDGKGFGFITPDKGGKDLFAHFKEIAGNGGFRSLQENQRVEFEVKQGLKGPQASNIRAL; this comes from the coding sequence ATGACAACCGAAACCGGCATTGTGAAATGGTTCGACGACGGCAAGGGCTTTGGCTTCATTACGCCTGACAAGGGCGGCAAAGACCTGTTTGCCCACTTCAAGGAAATCGCCGGTAATGGCGGCTTCCGTAGCCTGCAGGAAAACCAGCGGGTTGAATTCGAAGTGAAGCAGGGCCTGAAGGGCCCGCAGGCTTCGAACATCCGGGCACTCTGA
- a CDS encoding DUF4329 domain-containing protein, with the protein MPKSRPVEPPPACITINHTRELDGWPKQGSTAEAAARKALNAILPLSVAQAKEYGGVIYTVKGRFYALPPRTQCEPDKVDTGRHEVNHSAPDGSRAVAVYHTHPSASIAGDNTDYNKFSPSDERLGRGNGVVEGDGLDDYLGTVDGSFFRFEAKTGRTLRLQGKLDNGAQRL; encoded by the coding sequence ATGCCCAAGTCGAGGCCCGTCGAGCCGCCGCCCGCCTGCATCACCATCAACCACACGCGCGAGCTGGACGGCTGGCCCAAGCAGGGCAGCACTGCCGAAGCGGCCGCGCGCAAGGCGCTCAATGCCATCCTGCCGTTGTCGGTCGCGCAGGCCAAGGAATACGGCGGCGTCATCTACACCGTGAAGGGCCGGTTCTACGCGCTGCCGCCGCGCACGCAGTGCGAGCCGGACAAGGTCGACACCGGACGGCACGAGGTCAACCACAGCGCGCCGGACGGCAGCCGCGCGGTGGCCGTCTATCACACCCATCCGAGCGCCTCGATCGCCGGGGACAACACCGACTACAACAAGTTCTCGCCGAGCGATGAACGCCTCGGGCGAGGCAACGGCGTGGTCGAGGGCGACGGACTCGACGACTACCTCGGCACCGTCGACGGCAGCTTCTTCCGCTTCGAGGCGAAGACCGGCCGCACGCTGCGGCTGCAAGGCAAGCTCGACAACGGCGCCCAGAGGTTGTGA
- a CDS encoding serine/threonine-protein kinase, which produces MNRKAFPSRPEVQRWQAVKQLLAEALTLPPSHRDALMSRLAEQDAALGEEIRSLVAAAAPSHTLLDPPAVASRDLPSGPQHGPLIGQRLGAYRLVALIGRGGMGDVYRAERADGQYELQVAVKLMRDSFDRDQATARFHAERQLVASLDHPNLARVLDGGVTDDGRPYFVMELVDGEPIDLHAQRLQLPVRQRLLLFRSVCQVVHHAHLHGVVHRDLKPSNILVNRAGVVKLLDFGIATRLTSAGSAAGPRTATAQRLLTLHYSSPEQIQGGPITPASDIYSLGVVLHRLLTGASPYLGVPTHNDFALAQAICHDEPTPPSKAVADRQLRAELRGDLGAIVMMALRKEPALRYASAEQLGDDVLRHLERLPVQARHGAWAYRAGRFIVRHRLALGLALAAHSAVVAALAVIAGMAFQVTLGHAWLGQAFSRIDTLEHTAAEQQRVIRRLQQQLSGDRQPPEHAPRHVEGGESSPRVGRAP; this is translated from the coding sequence GTGAACCGGAAGGCATTCCCATCCCGTCCTGAGGTGCAACGGTGGCAGGCCGTCAAACAGCTGCTCGCCGAGGCGTTGACACTGCCGCCGTCGCACCGCGACGCGCTGATGTCACGCCTGGCCGAGCAGGACGCGGCGCTGGGCGAGGAGATCCGGTCGCTCGTCGCCGCCGCAGCGCCGAGTCACACGCTGCTCGACCCGCCCGCTGTCGCGTCGCGCGACCTCCCATCGGGTCCGCAGCACGGCCCGCTGATCGGTCAGCGACTGGGCGCTTATCGGCTGGTGGCGCTGATCGGTCGCGGCGGCATGGGCGACGTTTACCGGGCCGAGCGGGCCGACGGCCAGTACGAGCTGCAGGTGGCCGTCAAGCTGATGCGCGACAGCTTCGACCGCGACCAGGCCACGGCCCGCTTCCATGCCGAACGCCAGCTGGTGGCCAGCCTCGACCATCCCAACCTCGCCCGCGTGCTCGACGGCGGTGTCACCGACGACGGCCGCCCCTACTTCGTGATGGAGCTGGTCGACGGCGAACCGATCGACCTTCATGCGCAACGCCTGCAACTGCCGGTGCGGCAACGTTTGCTGCTGTTTCGCAGCGTCTGCCAGGTGGTGCACCATGCGCATCTGCACGGCGTGGTGCACCGCGACCTCAAGCCCAGCAACATCCTGGTGAACCGGGCCGGTGTGGTCAAGCTGCTCGACTTCGGCATCGCGACCCGGCTCACGTCGGCCGGCAGCGCCGCCGGACCGCGCACCGCGACGGCCCAGCGCCTGCTCACGCTGCACTATTCCAGCCCCGAGCAGATCCAGGGCGGCCCGATCACCCCGGCCAGCGACATCTACTCGCTCGGCGTCGTGCTGCATCGTTTGCTGACCGGCGCGTCGCCTTACCTCGGCGTGCCGACGCACAACGACTTCGCACTGGCCCAGGCCATCTGCCACGACGAGCCGACGCCGCCGAGCAAGGCCGTCGCGGACCGGCAGCTGCGGGCCGAGCTGCGAGGCGACCTCGGCGCCATCGTGATGATGGCGCTGCGCAAGGAGCCGGCGCTGCGTTATGCCTCGGCGGAACAGTTGGGGGACGATGTGCTGCGCCATTTGGAGCGCCTGCCGGTCCAGGCCCGGCACGGGGCGTGGGCCTACCGGGCCGGCCGCTTCATCGTGCGCCATCGGCTCGCCTTGGGACTGGCGCTGGCGGCGCACTCGGCCGTGGTGGCCGCTTTGGCGGTGATCGCCGGCATGGCGTTCCAAGTCACCCTCGGGCATGCCTGGCTGGGCCAGGCCTTCAGCCGCATCGACACGCTGGAGCACACGGCGGCCGAGCAGCAGCGCGTGATCCGACGGCTGCAGCAACAGCTCTCCGGGGACCGGCAGCCGCCGGAGCATGCGCCGCGTCACGTCGAAGGCGGCGAAAGCTCCCCTCGGGTCGGCCGCGCCCCTTGA